A window of Pecten maximus chromosome 12, xPecMax1.1, whole genome shotgun sequence genomic DNA:
acccaccgtttatacaaaattggttccccttcacccaaggatgtttcagaccaaataaggatcaaatccctttattcctacagaagaagaaggatttcaaagaatttgctatatttcccctattgggccccgcccctcaggcccctgggaggccagacccaccgtttatacaaaattggttccccttcacccaaggatgcttcagaccaaacatggatcaaatccctttattcctgcagaagaagaaggattttaaagaatatgctatattcccctattgggccccacccccaagcccctggggggccagacccaccgtttatacaaaattggttccccttcacccaaggatgcttcaaaccaaatatgaatcaaatcccttcatttctacagaagaagaaggattttaaagaatttgttatatttcccctattgggccccgcccctaaggcccgtGGGGgaccagacccactgtttatacaaaattggttcccctcacccaaggatgcttcagaccaaatatgaatcaaatcccttcatttctacagaagaagaaggattttaaagaatttgctatatttcccttattgggccccgcccctaaggcccctggggggccagacccaccgtttatacaaaattggttccccttcacccaaggatgcttcagatcaaatacgaatcaaatcccttcatttctacagaagaagaaagattttaaataatttgctatatttcccctattgggccccgcccctcaggcccctgggaggccagacccaccgtttatacaaaattggttccccttcacccaaggatgcttcagaccaaacatggatcaaatccctttattcctgcagaagaagaaggattttaaagaatatgctatattcccctattgggccccacccccaagcccctggggggccagacccaccgtttatacaaaattggttccccttcacccaaggatgcttcaaaccaaatatgaataaaatcccttcatttctacagaggaagaaggattttaaagaatttgctatatttcccctatcgggccccgcccctaaggcccctggggggaccagacccactgtttatacaaaattggttccccttcacccaaggatgcttcagaccaaatatgaatcaaatcccttcatttctacagaagaagaaggattttaaagaatttgctatatttcccctattgggccccgcccctaaggcccctggggggccagacccaccgtttatacaaaattggttccccttcacccaaggatgcttcagaccaaatatgaatcaaatcccttcatttctacagaagaagaaggattttaaagaatttgctatatttcccctattgggccccgcccataaggcccctggggggccagacccaccgtttatacaaaattggttccccttcacccaaggatgcttcagaccaaatttggtcaaaatccactgagtagtttaggactagtagcgatttaaaggaaaagttgacggacggacgacggacggacgacggacgctgcgccatgccataagctcactggcccttcgggccaggtgagctaataaaaccattttgaatccaaattttgttatttacactctgtataaaatgtttacaaacaacaaTTCTTTAGATTCGGGCTTGAGAATATTCTAGAGTGCATACAGCGATGTCAATATTCAATAGGCCACATAAGGTAAAATATATTTCCTGTTCCTttgtaacaaaaatattttgtgtttatcTTACACAGTTTAAGTCAATTTTTCAAGGAAGCATTACTATGATATGATCACTGTGCATCATACATTGTAACCCTTAGTTAAACAAATCATTTGTGGTTATAAAGCTTGTACCACAACCTCTCAGTCATAATCatctttttaaactttttatccCTAATATACAAATCACTATCGAAATCTTGGGAACATGTAACAGGAAAAAAGCCCATTTTTTGCTTagcataaatatttcataaagtaACACCATTGTCTAACTGCTGACAGGGAAGGAGATCTGTattgattaaataaataaaaatctgtGACACCAACAGTATAGGTAGTGGGCATACATAATCACACTCGGTTTGATACATCACTgagaaaaaatgtcaaaaatgttaCATTTCAGTGTCAAACACAAGAACATTTCACTTTAAGAGAGCAGtgcatgttttaaatgatttgaaCAATGCAATCATACTTTCAAATTAACATCAAGACACATTAATGTCAGAGATCtagattttcaattttttttatatatttaataatgatTTCAATGTTGCAAGTTTTAAATGATTTGAACAATGTAATCATAATTTCAAATTAACATCAAGACACATTAGGCCTAATGTCAGAGATCtagattttcaatttttttttatattcaataatgATTTCAATGATGATTGTGAAGTAAAAGATGGCAGGCTGTAACATACTTTGTAGATATCTTCACCTCCTGGACATCGTTCCTGGGTATCATACCGAGGGGTTCTTtagcctatatatatagtaaacaaatacatatacactgtaaacaGCAGATCATTCTGTTCAGTATAGATACTCTTCACAGGTAGAGGTAAAGTCAAAATCCAAGGGTTCACTCTACTCTTTACATACTTTAGgtgaaaataattaatataattataataatctCTAAGGTTATTTCTACTCCACCTAAATCTTTTATTATCAAGCTTAAGCTTGTTATAAAATATCCCTTACTGGAAACTCTTTCCTTTTTCGACATCCTCTTTTGTTTTAGCAATCAGTTTGATACAGTAATTCTCCGGTTGTTTTCAAATAAACTGACTGACTCACCTTCTTGGAACTGaagtataaaatattttgttctgttaaCACAAAGTATCTTCTCTTCCAGTTTTTtctctgtaaaacaaaaatcttcAGTTAAATAATATCGTGGTTTGAAACCAAGAAACACTGATCCAGTAAAGTGTATATACCAGAGAGGGAAAAACCTAGatacatatttcaatattaatattttttgtttttaataatgtCTATCTTGTTCCTACATGCAGGAGTATCATACATCGTTACAGCtattagtaaaatatatataagactCCACATTTGTCAAACAGCAATCCCTgaaaaacacaatttaattaaaactgtGAGTACCATATACTAAGACACATTTTCTCCAGTAAACACCACgcatatattattttttatttctgtaatcCTTCCATGTTAGGTATATTTGACTGAAATAGCccttaaacaaatatttgtaatttgtgacatagaatattttaatgataatattatgttttgattttcattttttttttaattataattatttcaatttctatcCAGAATTTGCAATATGATGTAATAGgttatttatcataaaacatgATTTTTCTTATACCATGTCATAGTAATGCTCTTCTTTTATCTATAACACAGAGAAATAGATTATCTCTGCATGTCTGTATCTAATAATCCTCTTAATGTATCAGTGTTTCTAGCACTACAGTAGTGCTTCAGGTCCTTACCATTCCCCCTTGTTTGACTCCGAAGCCTGTTTTGATGGCTGGTAGGCGGTACGCAGGCTCACCGTGTGAATCAAATTCCCCTTCACTGGACTCTGACATTTCATCATCGCTGGTCTGTAAACATAATGTTCAATATCATTTCCATGATAACCCTGTTTCTTTGTAGAAGTACATCATGATATTTTCACTGTCAATGTCACTGTTATCAACTGAGTTTGACAAGAGCCAATACAAATACTGTTTTTTTATGACAGTAGAGAACAATATACTGGCATTACTGCAGCAAATTGTAAAACACAATAGGACTGTCACAATTCTAATTTATAGGAGTGTAAACAAGAAACttgataatttatgtatttgtaatacatatatccatAAACAACTTAGAGGCAACAAACATTCTCCCAATGAATTTGATATTAAACAACAGTTTATACCTGTATAGGGATTTTACACACAACACCGCCAGCTATCTCTGTTTTGTAACCCCGGTCTGACACACCATCTTGATGCCATTCATTGACTCCTTCCTCAGGACTCTCCATGGACATTGGAaccttttcattttaaaaaaacttgtatatttatcaaattCATAACATGTAGTCTTGCAGTCTATTATTTAGTAAGatatgttatttagtaaaatatAGCTATATCATAGATctataaaacaaacatatataaaaaaaaaaaaaaactgaaaaaaaaagaggaaagtTAATTTctcaatttaaaacattttattagaATTGTAAGTATAATTCAAATAAACAGTAAAGGTGGTCACCACTGAAGCAAATGATGATTTTCTTGTAAAATTGTACAAAGCACAAATTTAAGATTTTCTATATTCCTAATCAAATACTGTGGTTTGATTGGTCCTAAATGATACACACTTTACTATACACATTAGATCTACTGTGATCTGATTGGTCCTAAATGACACACACTTTACTATACACATTAGATCTACTGTGATCTGATTGGTCCTAAATGACACACACTTTACTATACACATTAGATCTACTGTGATCTAATTGGTCCTAAAtgacacacactttactacaaaACAGACCTGCCGTGATCTGAATGGTCCTAAactacacacactttactacacaGTAGACCCTCTAAGATCtaattgtacacagtagaccTACCGTGATCCTGCTGGCGTCGTTGAGAGACTCTATCCACTTCCTCATGTCACTACTGTCATCGGCCTGTAGGAACATCATCTTCCCCGCAAAATTTACCACTGTAACACAGCATATGCATATATAAGTTACAATGCAGCTTATGTGAAAGTTCAAATCATATATTGCAAATAAGAACATTACCAGTATATACAGAATTGTTTTTCTCTTTAACAGGCATTAAACATAAGTTATTAGTGACCTTGTAAAGAATGTATGGGAGACCTTTCCCATACTGTTAATTGTGGTGAAGTGTTTTCCCCAAGGATATTACCACAGTAGCAAAGGACAGTCCATGATCTCAGCCTCCTACGAAATGCAGCCACCCTGGATAGGGATCAAACCACCCACCTTAGATAGGGATCAAACCACCCACCCTGGATAGGGATCAAACCACCCACCCTGAATAGGGATCAAACCACCCACCCTAGATAGGGATCAAAACACCCACCCTGGATAGGGATCAAACCACCCACCCTAGATAGGGATCAAACCACCCACCTTAGATAGGGATCAAACCATCCACCCTAGATAGGGATCAAACCACCCACCCTAGATAGGGATCAAACCATCCACCTTAGATAGGGATCAAACCACCCACCCTGGATAGGGATCAAACCACCCACCCTGGATAGGGATCAAACCACCCACCCTGGATAGGGATCAAACCATCCACCCTAGATAGGGATCAAACCACCCACCTTAGATAGGGATCAAACCACCCACCCTGGATAGGGATCAAACCACCCACCCTGGATAGGGATCAAACCATCCACCTTAGATAGGGATCAAACCACCCACCCTGGATAGGGATCAAACCATCCACCTTAGATAGGGATCAAACCATCCACCCTAGATAGGGATCAAACCACCCACCCTAGATAGGGATCAAACCATCCACCCTGGATAGGGATCAAACCACCCACCCTGAATAGGGATCAAACCACCCACTCTAGATAGGGATCAAACCACCCACCCTGGATAGGGATCAAACCACCCACCCTGAATAGGGATCAAACCACCCACCCTAGATAGGGATCAAACCACCCACCCTAGATAGGGATCAAACCATCCACCCTAGATAGGGATCAAACCATCCACCCTAGATAGGGATCAAACCACCCACCCTAGATAGGGATCAAACCACCCACCCTAGATAGGGATCAAACCACCCACCCTAGATAGGGATCAAACCACCCACCCTGGATAGGGATCAAACCACCCACCCTAGATAGGGATCAAACCACCCACCCTGGATAGGGATCAAACTATCTACCCTAGATAGGGATCAAACCACCCACCCTAGATAGGGATCAAACCATCCACCCTAGATAGGGATCAAACCATCTACCCTGGATAGGGATCAAACCACCCACCCTGAATAGGGATCAAACCACCCACCCTAGATAGGGATCAAACCATCCACCCTAGATAGGGATCAAACCATCTACCCTAGATAGGGATCAAACCATCCACCCTGGATAGGGATCAAACTATCCACCCTGGATAGGGATCAAACCACCCACCCTAGATAGGGATCAAACCACCCACCCTAGATAGGGATCAAACCACCCACCCTAGATAGGGATCAAACCACCCACCCTAGATAGGGATCAAACTATCCACCCTGGATAGGGATCAAACCACCCACTCTAGATAGGGATCAAACCATCCACCCTAGATAAGGATCAAACTATCCACCCTGGATAGGGATCAAACCATCCACCCTAGATAGGGATCAAACCACCCACCCTAGATAGGGATCAAACCATCCACCCTAGATAGGGATCAAACCACCCACCCTGAATAGGGATCAAACCACCCACCCTAGATAGGGATCAAACCATCCACCCTAGATAGGGATCAAACCATCCACCCTAGATAGGGATCAAACCACCCACCCTAGATAGGGATCAAACCACCCACCCTAGATAGGGATCAAACCACCCACCCTAGATAGGGATCAAACCACCCACCCTGAATAGGGATCAAACCACCCACCCTAGATAGGGATCAAACCATCCACCCTAGATAGGGATCAAACCATCTACCCTAGATAGGGATCAAACTATCCACCCTGGATAGGGATCAAACCACCCACCCTGGATAGGGATCAAACTATCCACCCTAGATAGGGATCAAACCACCCACCCTAGATAGGGATCAAACCACCCACCCTAGATAGGGATCAAACCATCCACCCTGGATAGGGATCAAACTATCCACCCTAGATAGGGATCAAACCACCCACCCTAGATAGGGATCAAACCACCCACCCTGGATAGGGATCAAACTATCCACCCTAGATAGGGATCAAACCACCCACCCTAGATAGGGATCAAACCACCCACCCTGGATAGGAATCAAACCATCCACCCTAGATATGGATCAAACCACCCACCCTAGATAGGGATCAAACCACCCGACCTAGATAGGGATCAAACCATCCACCCTAGATAGGGATCAAACTATCCACCCTGGATAGGGATCAAACCACCCACCTTAGATAGGGATCAAACCACCCACCCTAGATAGGGATCAAACCATCCACCCTAGATAGGGATCAAACCATCCACCCTGGATAGGGATCAAACCATCCACCCTAGATAGGGATCAAACCATCCACCCTGGATAGGGATCAAACCATCCACCCTAGATAGGGATCAAACCACCCACCCTAGATAGGGATCAAACCATCCACCCTAGATAGGGAT
This region includes:
- the LOC117339980 gene encoding pleckstrin homology domain-containing family A member 1-like isoform X2, whose product is MPYMDKRGRLCGFLNVEEKENSGRFSRRYFILNTKEGKFQYFMDNPLNLPHNNRTPVDGIPLQFISKVSDARKQRPKVDSCFVVNFAGKMMFLQADDSSDMRKWIESLNDASRITVPMSMESPEEGVNEWHQDGVSDRGYKTEIAGGVVCKIPIQTSDDEMSESSEGEFDSHGEPAYRLPAIKTGFGVKQGGMRKNWKRRYFVLTEQNILYFSSKKAKEPLGMIPRNDVQEVKISTKHPNRDNLYEIVTTKRTFYIQCDNPEEMFSWVDVIQKTYALEAVKPTQACKKRRYVYESMI